The Microbacterium oleivorans genome contains the following window.
CACACGTCGAGCCAATCGGCCATCACGGCCTTGATGGCCGCCGCCGCGAGCAGGATGTAGATCAGCGTGTCGTTGAAGTGCGAGAGGAACCGCAGCCACGCCGGCGTCCGCTTGGCCTCGGGAAGCTCGTTGGGCCCCACCGCATCGAGGCGAGAGGCGGCCTGATCGGAGCTCAGCCCGCCCGCACCGGTTCCCAGGGCGGCGACCACCTCATCGACGGCGTGGGCGTGGGCACGAGGCGGGGCGACATCCGCCTCCGAGACAGGGGCAGCCATGCCGCGATCCTACGTCGAGCGCCCACCCCGCGGACGCCCACACTGCCGTGTCTGACACGAGGCGGCGTGTCGGCCTCAGGCGGCGCCGTCGAACATGCTCGTGACGGAGCCGTCCTCGAAGACTTCTTTGATGGCCCGCGCGAGCAGCGGTGCGATCGGCAGGATGGTCAGCCCGGGGAACCGCTTGTCATCGCCCAGCGGAATGGTGTCGGTGACGACGACCTCGTCGATCGCGGCGTCCTGGAGCCGCTCGACAGCCGGGTGGCTGAAGACCGCGTGCGTGGCGGCGACGATGACGCGCTCGGCCCCGCTGCTCTTGAGCGCCTGCGCCGCCTTGACGATGGTGCCGCCGGTGTCGATCATGTCGTCGACGAGCAGGCACACGCGTCCGCGGACGTCGCCGACGATCTCGTTCACGGTCACCTGGTTGGCGACATTGGGGTCCCGACGCTTGTGGATGATCGCGAGCGGGGCGCCGAGGCTGTCGGACCAGGTGTCGGCGACGCGCACCCGCCCGGTGTCGGGCGAGACGACGGTGAGCTTGCCGCGATCCTCGGGGCTGAGCGTCCGCTCGAAATACTCGAGCAGGACGGGCTTGGC
Protein-coding sequences here:
- a CDS encoding ribose-phosphate diphosphokinase, whose product is MARKKNTVDLDVARGIAPGLVAKTKKRLVVATGGSHTALSHEVAAALGTELVPTEHRTFASGEILTRFEVSIRGCDFFLLQSFGPPVNEWLMETLIMLDAAKRASAKRITVVAPYYPYSRQDKKGRGREPISARLVADLFKTAGADRVMSVDLHAAQIQGFFDGPVDHLFAKPVLLEYFERTLSPEDRGKLTVVSPDTGRVRVADTWSDSLGAPLAIIHKRRDPNVANQVTVNEIVGDVRGRVCLLVDDMIDTGGTIVKAAQALKSSGAERVIVAATHAVFSHPAVERLQDAAIDEVVVTDTIPLGDDKRFPGLTILPIAPLLARAIKEVFEDGSVTSMFDGAA